The following are encoded in a window of Ictalurus punctatus breed USDA103 chromosome 13, Coco_2.0, whole genome shotgun sequence genomic DNA:
- the polr2a gene encoding DNA-directed RNA polymerase II subunit RPB1: MHGPPSSDSACPLRLIKRVQFGIISPDELKRMSVTEGGIKYPETTEGGRPKLGGLMDPRQGVIERSGRCQTCAGNMTECPGHFGHIELAKPVFHVGFITKIMKVLRCVCFFCSKLLVDANNPKIKDILGKSKGQPRKRLMHVYDLCKGKNICEGGEEMDNKFGVEQQENDEDLTKEKGHGGCGRYQPRIRRTGLELYAEWKHVNEDSQEKKILLSPERVHEIFKRISDEEDLILGMDPKYARPEWMIVTVLPVPPLSVRPAVVMQGSARNQDDLTHKLADIVKINNQLRRNEQSGAAAHVIAEDVKLLQFHVATMVDNELPGLPRAMQKSGRPLKSIKQRLKGKEGRVRGNLMGKRVDFSARTVITPDPNLQIDQVGVPRSIAANMTFPEIVTPFNIDRLQELVRRGNSQYPGAKYIIRDNGDRIDLRFHPKPSDLHLQIGYKVERHMCDGDIIIFNRQPTLHKMSMMGHRVRILPWSTFRLNLSVTTPYNADFDGDEMNLHLPQSLETRAEIQELAMVPRMIVTPQSNRPVMGIVQDTLTAVRKFTKRDVFLERGEVMNLLMFLSSWDGKVPQPAILKPRPLWTGKQIFSLIIPGHINVIRTHSTHPDDEDSGPFKHISPGDTKVIVENGELIMGILCKKSLGTSAGSLVHISYLEMGHDITRLFYSNIQTVVNNWLLIEGHSIGIGDSIADAKTYLDIQNTIKKAKQDVIEVIEKAHNNELEPTPGNTLRQTFENQVNRILNDARDKTGSSAQKSLSEYNNFKSMVVAGSKGSKINISQVIAVVGQQNVEGKRIPFGFKHRTLPHFIKDDYGPESRGFVENSYLAGLTPTEFFFHAMGGREGLIDTAVKTAETGYIQRRLIKSMESVMVKYDATVRNSINQVVQLRYGEDGLAGEAVEFQNMATLKPSHKAFEKKFKFEYTNERALRRTLQEDVLKEVMTNAHVQSALEREFEKMKEDREILRAIFPTGDSKVVLPCNLARMIWNAQKIFRINPRTPTDLNPLRVVEGVQELSKKLVIVNGDDPLSKQAQQNATLLLNIHLRSTLCSRRMTEEFRLSSEAFEWLLGEIETKFNQSIVHPGEMVGALAAQSLGEPATQMTLNTFHYAGVSAKNVTLGVPRLKELINISKRPKTPSLTVFLLGQAARDAERAKDILCRLEHTTLRKVTANTAIYYDPNPQSTVVSEDQEWVNVYYEMPDFDVTRISPWLLRIELDRKHMTDRKLSMEQIAEKINAGFGDDLNCIFNDDNAEKLVLRIRIMNSDENKFQEDEEVVDKMDDDVFLRCIESNMLTDMTLQGIEQISKVYMHLPQTENKKKTIITEDGEFKALQEWILETDGVSLMRVLSEKDVDPVRTTSNDIVEIFTVLGIEAVRKALERELYHVISFDGSYVNYRHLALLCDTMTCRGHLMAITRHGINRQDTGPLMKCSFEETVDVLMEASSHGECDPMKGVSENIMLGQLAPAGTGCFDLLLDAEKCKYGMEIPTNIPGISVAGPTGMFFGSAPSPMSGMSPAMTPWNTGATPAYGAWSPSVGSGMTPGAAGFSPSAASDASGFSPGYSPAWSPTPGSPGSPGPASPYIPSPGGAMSPNYSPTSPAYEPRSPGGYTPQSPGYSPTSPSYSPTSPSYSPTSPNYSPTSPSYSPTSPSYSPTSPSYSPTSPSYSPTSPSYSPTSPSYSPTSPSYSPTSPSYSPTSPSYSPTSPSYSPTSPSYSPTSPSYSPTSPSYSPTSPSYSPTSPSYSPTSPSYSPTSPNYTPTSPSYSPTSPSYSPTSPSYSPTSPNYTPTSPNYSPTSPSYSPTSPSYSPSSPRYTPQSPTYTPSSPSYSPSSPSYSPTSPKYTPTSPSYSPSSPEYTPTSPKYSPTSPKYSPTSPKYSPTSPTYSPTTPKYSPTSPTYSPTSPTYTPTSPKYSPTSPTYSPTSPKYSPTSPTYSPTSPKGSTYSPTSPGYSPTSPTYSPAISPDDSDEENN; this comes from the exons ATGCACGGACCGCCTTCCAGCGACAGCGCATGCCCACTGCGCCTCATCAAGAGAGTTCAGTTCGGCATCATCAGCCCAGATGAGCTT AAACGGATGTCCGTTACAGAAGGGGGCATCAAGTACCCCGAGACCACAGAGGGTGGACGTCCCAAACTGGGCGGCCTCATGGACCCCCGGCAGGGGGTCATCGAGAGGTCGGGGAGATGCCAGACGTGTGCAG GTAACATGACCGAATGTCCGGGTCACTTCGGTCACATCGAGCTGGCCAAGCCCGTCTTTCACGTCGGCTTCATCACGAAGATCATGAAAGTCCTccgctgtgtgtgtttcttctgCTCCAAGCTGCTGGTCGATGCg AACAACCCAAAAATCAAAGACATTCTGGGCAAGTCGAAAGGACAGCCGCGAAAGCGCCTGATGCACGTCTACGACCTGTGTAAAGGTAAAAACATCTGCGAGGGCGGCGAGGAGATGGACAACAAGTTCGGAGTGGAGCAGCAGGAGAACGACGAGGACCTGACTAAAGAAAAG GGTCACGGCGGGTGTGGGCGGTACCAGCCTCGGATCCGGCGCACAGGCCTGGAGCTGTACGCCGAGTGGAAGCACGTGAACGAGGACTCTCAGGAGAAGAAGATTCTCCTCAGCCCCGAACGCGTGCACGAGATCTTCAAACGCATCTCTGACGAGGAGGATCTCATCCTGGGGATGGATCCCAAGTACGCACGGCCCGAGTGGATGATCGTCACCGTGCTGCCGGTTCCACCTCTCTCCGTCAGACCTGCTGTGGTCATGCAGGGCTCAGCCAGGAACCAG GACGATTTGACGCACAAGTTAGCCGACATCGTGAAAATCAATAACCAGCTGCGACGGAACGAGCAGAGCGGAGCTGCGGCGCACGTCATAGCAGAAGACGTCAAGCTCCTGCAGTTCCACGTGGCCACCATGGTGGACAACGAGCTGCCCGGTCTGCCTCGA GCGATGCAAAAATCCGGCCGGCCGCTCAAATCCATCAAACAGAGGCTGAAGGGGAAAGAAGGCCGAGTGCGAGGAAACCTGATGGGGAAGCGCGTCGACTTCTCTGCCCGGACAGTCATCACGCCCGACCCCAACTTACAGATAGACCAAGTAGGCGTGCCCCGCTCCATCGCCGCCAACATGACCTTCCCCGAGATCGTCACGCCGTTTAACATCGACAG GCTCCAGGAGCTGGTGAGGAGAGGAAACAGCCAGTATCCCGGAGCCAAATACATCATCCGCGATAACGGGGACCGGATCGACCTCCGTTTCCACCCAAAACCGAGTGACCTTCACCTTCAGATCGGCTACAAGGTGGAGCGGCACATGTGCGACGGCGACATCATCATCTTTAACAGGCAGCCCACCCTGCACAAAATGTCTATGATGGGTCAcagggttcgaatcctgccttgGTCTACCTTTCGACTCAACCTCAG CGTAACGACTCCTTACAACGCCGACTTCGACGGGGACGAGATGAACCTCCACCTGCCCCAGTCGCTCGAGACCCGTGCCGAGATTCAGGAGCTGGCCATGGTGCCACGTATGATCGTCACACCCCAGTCCAACAGACCTGTCATGGGTATCGTGCAGGACACGCTCACCGCCGTGCGCAAGTTCACCAAGCGAGACGTCTTCTTAGAGAGG GGTGAAGTGATGAACCTGCTGATGTTCCTGTCGTCCTGGGACGGCAAAGTGCCGCAGCCTGCTATCTTAAAGCCACGCCCACTGTGGACCGGCAAGCAGATCTTCAGCTTGATCATTCCGGGTCACATCAACGTGATCCGTACGCACAGCACGCATCCGGACGACGAGGACAGCGGGCCGTTTAAGCACATCTCTCCCGGAGACACTAAG GTGATCGTGGAGAACGGAGAGCTGATCATGGGGATCTTGTGTAAGAAGTCCCTCGGTACGTCTGCCGGTTCTCTCGTCCACATCTCCTACCTAGAAATGGGTCATGACATCACCCGCCTCTTCTACTCCAACATTCAGACTGTCGTCAACAACTGGCTGCTCATCGAGG GTCACTCCATTGGTATCGGTGACTCCATCGCCGACGCGAAGACGTATCTCGACATTCAGAACACCATCAAGAAGGCCAAGCAAGATGTGATAGAG GTCATCGAGAAAGCTCACAACAACGAACTGGAGCCCACACCGGGTAACACCCTGAGACAGACCTTTGAGAATCAGGTCAACCGTATCCTGAACGACGCTCGAGACAAGACCGGATCTTCTGCTCAGAAGTCGCTGTCCGAGTACAACAACTTCAAATCCATGGTGGTGGCCGGATCCAAGGGCTCCAAAATTAACATCTCACAG gTTATTGCTGTGGTGGGTCAGCAGAACGTTGAAGGTAAACGAATCCCTTTCGGGTTCAAGCACCGCACTCTTCCTCACTTCATCAAGGACGACTACGGTCCCGAAAGCAGGGGGTTCGTGGAGAACTCGTACCTCGCCGGTCTGACGCCCACAGAGTTCTTCTTCCACGCCATGGGAGGTAGAGAGGGTCTGATCGATACGGCCGTGAAAACAGCCGAGACGG GTTATATCCAGCGTCGTCTGATCAAGTCTATGGAGTCTGTTATGGTGAAATACGACGCCACGGTGAGGAACTCCATTAACCAGGTGGTACAGCTGAGATACGGAGAGGACGGCCTGGCTGGAGAGGCTGTCGAGTTCCAAAACATGGCCACGCTTAAACCGTCCCACAAAGCTTTTGAGAAGAA GTTCAAGTTTGAATACACTAACGAGCGAGCTCTCCGGCGCACGCTGCAGGAGGACGTGCTGAAGGAGGTGATGACCAACGCGCATGTGCAGAGCGCTCTGGAGAGGGAGTTTGAGAAAATGAAGGAGGACCGAGAGATCCTGAGAGCCATTTTCCCCACTGGGGAcagcaag GTGGTGCTGCCGTGCAATCTGGCCCGAATGATCTGGAACGCTCAAAAGATTTTCCGCATCAACCCTCGGACCCCGACAGATCTCAACCCTTTAAGAGTGGTggagg GTGTGCAAGAGCTGAGTAAGAAGCTGGTGATCGTGAACGGCGACGATCCGTTAAGCAAGCAGGCCCAACAGAACGCCACGCTGCTTCTCAACATCCATCTGCGCTCCACGCTCTGCTCCAGACGCATGACCGAAGAGTTTCGTCTCAGCTCCGAGGCCTTCGAGTGGCTCCTGGGAGAGATCGAGACCAAATTCAATCAGTCGATT GTTCACCCGGGTGAGATGGTGGGTGCTCTGGCTGCTCAGTCTCTGGGTGAGCCTGCCACTCAGATGACCCTGAACACCTTCCACTACGCCGGTGTGTCGGCGAAGAACGTCACCCTGGGTGTTCCTCGACTCAAAGAGCTGATCAACATCTCCAAGCGTCCCAAGACTCCGTCCTTGACCGTGTTCCTGCTGGGCCAGGCGGCCCGCGACGCCGAGCGCGCCAAAGACATCCTGTGTCGCCTGGAGCACACCACGCTGCGCAAGGTCACGGCCAACACTGCCATCTACTACGACCCCAACCCGCAGAGCACGGTGGTGTCCGAGGATCAGGAGTGGGTGAACGTTTACTACGAGATGCCCGACTTCGACGTGACCCGCATCTCGCCCTGGCTGCTGCGCATCGAGCTGGATCGCAAACACATGACTGACCGCAAGCTCTCCATGGAGCAGATCGCTGAGAAGATTAATGCAG GTTTTGGTGATGATCTAAACTGCATCTTCAACGACGATAACGCTGAGAAGCTGGTGCTGCGTATCCGAATCATGAACAGCGACGAGAACAAGTTCCAGGAG GACGAGGAGGTGGTGGATAAGATGGACGACGACGTGTTTCTGCGCTGTATCGAGTCCAACATGCTGACGGACATGACCCTGCAGGGCATCGAGCAGATCAGCAAG GTGTACATGCATCTTCCTCAAACCGAGAACAAGAAGAAGACCATAATCACTGAGGACGGAGAGTTCAAAGCGCTGCAGGAATGGATTCTGGAGACGGACGGCGTCAGTCTTATGAGAGTCCTCAGCGAGAAGGACGTCGACCCTGTCAGGACCACCTCTAACGATATAGTGGAGATCTTCACT GTGCTCGGGATCGAGGCGGTGCGTAAGGCCCTGGAGAGAGAGTTGTACCACGTCATCTCCTTCGACGGTTCCTACGTGAACTACCGCCACCTTGCCCTCCTGTGCGACACCATGACCTGTAGAGGTCACCTGATGGCCATCACGCGTCACGGCATCAACAGACAGGACACCGGACCGCTCATGAAGTGCTCTTTTGAAGAGACG GTGGATGTCTTGATGGAAGCGTCGTCCCATGGGGAATGCGATCCCATGAAaggcgtgtctgaaaacatCATGCTCGGACAGCTGGCTCCTGCAGGCACCGGCTGCTTCGACCTGCTGCTGGATGCTGAGAAATGCAAATACGGCATGGAGATTCCCACCAACATCCCCGGGATCAGCGTGGCTGGAC CAACGGGAATGTTCTTCGGCTCCGCCCCCAGCCCTATGAGTGGCATGTCTCCAGCCATGACACCCTGGAACACGGGGGCCACCCCAGCTTACGGCGCATGGTCTCCCAGCGTGG GAAGCGGAATGACTCCAGGAGCCGCAGGATTTTCACCCAGTGCCGCCTCCGACGCCAGCGGCTTCTCTCCGGGTTACTCGCCCGCGTGGTCTCCTACGCCCGGCTCTCCTGGGTCTCCTGGTCCGGCCAGTCCTTACATTCCCTCTCCAG GTGGAGCCATGTCTCCAAACTATTCGCCGACGTCTCCGGCGTACGAGCCACGCTCCCCGGGAGGCTACACCCCACAGAGCCCCGGCTACTCGCCCACGTCTCCGTCTTACTCTCCCACGTCTCCTTCCTACTCTCCCACCAGCCCCAACTACAGCCCAACCTCTCCATCTTATTCTCCCACCTCTCCATCCTACTCTCCGACGTCCCCGTCGTATTCCCCCACCTCCCCGAGCTATTCGCCCACATCGCCCTCTTACTCCCCCACCTCTCCGTCCTATTCCCCCACCTCTCCGTCCTACTCTCCGACGTCTCCGTCGTATTCCCCGACTTCGCCCTCTTATTCACCCACGTCTCCCAGCTACAGCCCGACGTCCCCGTCGTATTCGCCCACCTCTCCGTCGTACTCGCCGACTTCCCCCTCGTACTCCCCGACCTCTCCTTCTTATTCCCCGACGTCGCCCTCGTATTCGCCGACGTCTCCCAGCTACAGCCCGACCTCACCCAATTACACGCCCACTTCGCCCAGCTACTCGCCCACGTCTCCGTCTTACAGCCCCACCTCGCCTTCGTACTCGCCCACGTCTCCGAATTACACGCCCACCAGCCCGAATTATTCTCCCACGTCCCCGTCTTACTCCCCCACGTCTCCTTCCTACTCCCCGTCCAGTCCTCGGTACACGCCTCAATCTCCCACGTACACCCCGAGCTCACCCTCTTACAGCCCGAGCTCCCCATCTTACTCCCCCACGTCTCCGAAATACACCCCCACGTCTCCGTCATACAGCCCCAGCTCTCCAGAATACACCCCCACTTCGCCCAAGTACTCGCCCACTTCGCCCAAGTACTCGCCCACTTCTCCCAAATACAGCCCGACGTCTCCGACTTACTCGCCCACGACGCCCAAGTACAGCCCCACGTCTCCGACGTACTCTCCGACGTCTCCTACCTACACCCCGACCAGCCCCAAGTACTCGCCCACTTCGCCCACGTACTCCCCGACGTCTCCGAAATACTCCCCGACTTCGCCCACGTACTCGCCCACTAGTCCCAAAGGCTCGACTTACAGCCCGACCTCGCCCGGGTACAGTCCGACGTCTCCGACCTACAGTCCGGCCATCAGCCCCGACGACAGCGACGAGGAAAACAACTGA